Proteins from one Desertifilum tharense IPPAS B-1220 genomic window:
- the coaBC gene encoding bifunctional phosphopantothenoylcysteine decarboxylase/phosphopantothenate--cysteine ligase CoaBC: MKPNGEDEPDSNRHFPRVLVGVTGGIAAYKVCEIVSALAKSGIEVQVILTEAACEFISPLTFATLSRRPAYTDKDFWQPMQGRPLHIRLGEWADIFLIAPLTANTLAKLTYGLADNLLTNTVLASTCPILLAPAMNTDMWEQPSVQQNWQKFRENPRIHSTGMGVGLLACDRIGAGRMAEPEEIGAHLESLLHTQGKRDLSGKRVLISAGGTREHFDPVRFLGNPSTGKMGVAVAQAALHRGATVTLVHTPLSVPLPPGLQTVPVVSAAQMQEAILTYYTEADFIVMAAAVADVKPAEYVNQKLPKKLLPDALTLAPVPDIAAELGRRKQSHQCLIGFAAQTGDFVKPAREKLHQKNLDAIAANPIDRPDSGFGSDTNQAVFLDRTGRQQNVPACSKLKMAHELWDFVLVLSAEC, translated from the coding sequence ATGAAGCCTAACGGCGAAGATGAACCCGATTCTAACCGACATTTCCCTCGCGTTCTGGTTGGCGTTACAGGCGGTATTGCTGCCTATAAGGTATGTGAGATCGTCTCTGCTTTAGCAAAATCGGGGATTGAGGTTCAAGTTATCTTAACTGAGGCGGCCTGCGAGTTTATTTCCCCGCTGACCTTTGCCACCCTCAGCCGCCGTCCGGCTTACACCGATAAAGACTTTTGGCAGCCCATGCAAGGGCGTCCGCTACACATTCGTTTAGGCGAGTGGGCGGATATTTTTTTAATTGCCCCGCTAACAGCGAACACGCTGGCTAAACTGACCTATGGGCTAGCAGATAATTTATTAACCAATACCGTTTTAGCCTCTACCTGTCCGATTTTACTGGCTCCGGCCATGAATACGGATATGTGGGAGCAACCTTCCGTTCAGCAGAATTGGCAGAAGTTTCGGGAAAATCCCCGCATCCATAGTACCGGGATGGGGGTGGGCTTGCTCGCGTGCGATCGCATCGGCGCAGGGCGGATGGCCGAACCCGAAGAGATCGGCGCGCATTTAGAGTCTTTACTGCATACTCAGGGTAAACGCGACCTATCGGGAAAGCGAGTGCTAATTAGTGCTGGGGGAACGCGAGAACACTTCGACCCCGTGCGCTTTTTGGGCAACCCTTCCACCGGGAAAATGGGCGTCGCCGTCGCCCAAGCCGCCTTACATCGCGGCGCAACTGTAACGTTAGTGCATACTCCCCTAAGCGTTCCTCTCCCTCCCGGCTTGCAAACCGTTCCCGTAGTGAGTGCGGCGCAAATGCAGGAAGCGATCCTAACTTATTACACCGAAGCTGATTTTATCGTGATGGCTGCCGCCGTTGCCGATGTCAAGCCAGCCGAATACGTCAACCAAAAGTTACCCAAAAAACTATTACCCGATGCCCTCACCTTAGCCCCAGTTCCAGATATCGCCGCAGAATTAGGTCGCCGCAAACAATCCCATCAATGCTTAATTGGCTTTGCTGCACAAACAGGTGATTTTGTCAAGCCTGCCAGAGAAAAGTTGCACCAAAAAAACCTAGATGCGATCGCAGCCAACCCCATCGATCGCCCCGATAGCGGTTTTGGCAGCGATACCAACCAAGCCGTCTTTCTCGATCGAACCGGAAG